The DNA region GATGATGTTCGAGCACAAGCTGCTGGAGCAGGCCCGCTCCGACAAGCGGCGCGTCGTGCTGCCCGAGGGCACCGAGGCCCGCGTCCTGCACGCCGCCGAGGTGCTCCTGCGCCGCGGTGTCTGCGACCTCACGCTGCTCGGCCCGGTCGACCAGATCCGCAAGAAGGCCGCCGACCTGGGCATCGACCTCGGCGGCGCCCAGCTGATCGACCCGCACACCTCCGAGCTGCGCGACCGGTTCGCCGAGAAGTACGCCCAGCTCCGTTCCCACAAGGGGGTGTCCGTCGAGCTCGCGTACGACGTCGTCTCGGACGTGAACTACTTCGGCACGCTGATGGTCGAGGAGGGGCTCGCCGACGGCATGGTGTCCGGGTCGGTCCACTCCACGGCGGCCACCATCCGGCCCGCCTTCGAGATCATCAAGACCAAGCCGGAGGCGTCGATCGTCTCCTCGGTCTTCTTCATGTGCCTCGCCGACAAGGTCCTCGTGTACGGGGACTGCGCGGTCAACCCCGACCCGAACGCGGAGCAGTTGGCCGACATCGCCATCCAGTCGGCCGCCACCGCCGAGCAGTTCGGCGTCGAACCGCGGATCGCGATGCTCTCGTACTCGACCGGCACGTCGGGCTCGGGCGCGGACGTCGACAAGGTGCGCACGGCCACCGAGCTGGTCCGCTCACGCCGCGACGACCTGAAGATCGAGGGGCCGATCCAGTACGACGCCGCCGTCGAGCCGACCGTCGCGGCCACCAAGCTGCCGGGGTCGGAGGTCGCCGGGCAGGCGTCCGTGCTGATCTTCCCGGACCTCAACACCGGCAACAACACGTACAAGGCCGTGCAGCGTTCCGCCGGCGCGATCGCCGTCGGGCCGGTCCTTCAGGGCCTGCGCAAGCCGGTCAACGACCTGTCCCGCGGCGCCCTGGTCGGAGACATCGTGAACACCGTCGCCATCACGGCGATCCAGGCCCAAGCCGCCCAGCAGGGTCCCTCGGCCACCTCCCCGTCCGCGTCCCCGACCCAGAAGGCCTCCGCCCAGTGACCGCCACCCGCGTCCTCGTCCTCAACTCCGGCTCCTCGTCGGTGAAGTACCAGCTGCTCGACATGAGCGACAGCAGCCGGCTGGCGGTGGGGCTCGTCGAGCGCATCGGCGAGGAGACCTCCCGGCTGAAGCACACGCCCCTCGCCACCGGCGAGTCCCGCGAGACGACCGGGCCGATCGCCGACCACGACGCCGCCCTGAAGGCCGTCGCCGAGGAGCTGGCCAAGGACGGGCTCGGCCTCGACTCCCCCGAGCTGGCCGCGATCGGCCACCGGGTCGTGCACGGCGGCAAGACCTTCACCGAGCCGACCGTCGTCGACGACGCCGTCCTCGCCGAGATCGAGCGCCTCATCCCGGTGGCGCCCCTGCACAACCCGGCCAACCTCACCGGAATCCGTACCGCCCAGGCGCTGCGCCCGGACCTCCCGCAGGTCGCCGTCTTCGACACCGCGTTCCACACGACGATGCCGGAGGCCGCGGCCCGCTACGCGATCGACGTGAAGACCGCCGACGAGCACCGCATCCGCCGGTACGGCTTCCACGGCACCTCGCACGCGTACGTGTCCCGCGCGACCGCCGAGCTGCTGGGCAAGGCGCCGGAGGAGGTGAACGTCATCGTGCTGCACCTCGGCAACGGCGCCTCCGCGTCGGCGGTCGAGAAGGGCCGGTGCGTGGACACCTCCATGGGACTGACGCCCTTGGAGGGGCTCGTGATGGGTACACGCTCCGGTGACATGGATCCCGCGGTCATCTTCCATTTGATGCGTGTTGGCGGGATGTCCACGGACGAGATCGACACTCTTCTCAACAAGAAGAGCGGTCTGATCGGCCTGTGCGGCGACAACGACATGCGTGAGATCCGCCGCCGCATCGACGAGGGTGCCGAGGACGCCGCACAGGCCCAGCTCGCCTTCGACATCTACATACACAGACTGAAGAAGTACATCGGCGCGTACTACGCGGTGCTCGGCCGGGTCGACGCGGTCGCCTTCACGGCGGGCGTCGGCGAGAACGCCGCCCCCGTGCGCGAGGCCGCGATCGCGGGCCTTCAGGCGCTGGGCCTGGCGGTCGACGGCGGGCTGAACGCCGTACGGTCCGGCGAGCCGCGCCTGATCTCGCCCGAGGGCGCGCGGGTCGCGGTGGCCGTCGTACCGACCGACGAGGAACTGGAGATCGCCGACCAGACCTACGCACTCGTGAGGAACGGGAACGCCTGAGGAACCGCCGGGAAGCTGCCGACGAGCCGCTCGGAGAGAGCACCGAGGAAGCCGGCCAGGCCCACGCCTGAGCGCGTACCCGCCCATTTGTATCTTCCACCAGACGGAATATTCCGTAGCGAAACAAACCGATAGGATCGCCCCCATGCGCCGTTCCAAAATCGTCTGCACACTGGGCCCCGCCGTCGACTCCCACGAACAGCTCGTCTCGCTGATCGAGGCCGGCATGAACGTGGCCCGTTTCAACTTCAGCCACGGCTCCCACGCCGAGCACCAGGGCCGTTACGACCGGGTCCGGGCCGCCGCCCAGGAGACGGGCCGCGCCATCGGCGTGCTCGCCGACCTGCAGGGCCCCAAGATCCGGCTGGAGACCTTCGCCGAGGGCCCCGTGGAGCTGGAGCGGGGTGACGAGTTCACCATCACGACCGAGGACGTCCCGGGCGACAAGTCGATCTGCGGCACCACCTACAAGGGTCTGCCGGGCGATGTCTCCAAGGGCGACCAGGTCCTGATCAACGACGGCAACGTCGAGCTGCGGGTCGTCGAGGTCGAGGGCGCCCAGGTCAGGACGATCGTCATCGAGGGCGGTGTCATCTC from Streptomyces sp. NBC_00258 includes:
- a CDS encoding acetate kinase encodes the protein MTATRVLVLNSGSSSVKYQLLDMSDSSRLAVGLVERIGEETSRLKHTPLATGESRETTGPIADHDAALKAVAEELAKDGLGLDSPELAAIGHRVVHGGKTFTEPTVVDDAVLAEIERLIPVAPLHNPANLTGIRTAQALRPDLPQVAVFDTAFHTTMPEAAARYAIDVKTADEHRIRRYGFHGTSHAYVSRATAELLGKAPEEVNVIVLHLGNGASASAVEKGRCVDTSMGLTPLEGLVMGTRSGDMDPAVIFHLMRVGGMSTDEIDTLLNKKSGLIGLCGDNDMREIRRRIDEGAEDAAQAQLAFDIYIHRLKKYIGAYYAVLGRVDAVAFTAGVGENAAPVREAAIAGLQALGLAVDGGLNAVRSGEPRLISPEGARVAVAVVPTDEELEIADQTYALVRNGNA